From Penaeus chinensis breed Huanghai No. 1 chromosome 18, ASM1920278v2, whole genome shotgun sequence, one genomic window encodes:
- the LOC125034868 gene encoding low-density lipoprotein receptor-related protein 8-like yields the protein MIGKLAISLLLVAVVAAKELRCLPGSFECNSGLCIPDRFVCDGMSDCMGGEDEVDCADCPEGYLHCVSGDVCIPDHWLCDGYYDCPNGEDEADCTSTSTPGCDEGYYECNGGGCIHNRFVCDAATDCPAGDDETACTECSSGFHCKEDTCIPEYYVCDEFEDCHRGEDEIVCDCQDTDFVCDNGHCIPSDWHCDGYYDCYGGDDEMNCGTSDAPLAYQGELKTRTRAQTSFLLKLAKTNRR from the exons ATGATCGGTAAACTTGCCATTTCCCTGCTGCTTGTGGCTGTTGTCG CCGCGAAGGAGCTGAGGTGCCTGCCCGGATCCTTCGAGTGCAATAGCGGACTTTGCATCCCAGATCGCTTCGTGTGCGACGGAATGTCCGACTGCATGGGAGGCGAGGATGAAGTCGACTGTg CCGACTGCCCTGAGGGATACCTTCACTGCGTAAGCGGGGACGTCTGTATCCCTGACCACTGGCTGTGCGACGGATACTATGACTGTCCTAATGGCGAAGACGAGGCCGACTGCA CCTCCACTAGCACTCCTGGCTGCGACGAAGGATACTACGAGTGCAACGGAGGCGGCTGCATCCACAACAGGTTTGTTTGTGACGCTGCCACTGACTGCCCTGCTGGAGATGATGAGACTGCCTGCA CTGAGTGCAGCTCCGGCTTCCACTGCAAGGAGGACACCTGCATTCCCGAATATTATGTCTGCGACGAATTCGAAGATTGTCACCGAGGAGAAGATGAGATTGTGTGCG ACTGCCAGGACACGGACTTCGTCTGCGACAACGGGCACTGCATTCCTTCTGACTGGCATTGTGACGGTTACTACGACTGTTACGGCGGCGATGACGAAATGAACTGCG gAACCAGCGACGCCCCCCTAGCTTACCAGGGCGAACTCAAGACCCGCACGCGCGCTCAGACCAGCTTCCTCCTCAAGCTGGCCAAGACCAATCGCCGTTAA